A genomic segment from Microaerobacter geothermalis encodes:
- a CDS encoding glycoside hydrolase family 15 protein, whose protein sequence is MKKRNHYYGLVGNGETAALIHPDLSIEWMCIPRFDGFPIFARALDKEKGGFFSLQFHQDIQLIDQQYIGRTNVLMTTIQAASYKVTCRDYMPWGHNCLVRNIEIEQMEIGDGEPFSFQINWAGTRSDIHHSREKTHNNYIYFETDEGFLLLLQDKKPAYVTISLGYGKTLEEALNGARYGLTTTADDEVTFWNKWISQAVPPLFNSPEWEEMYYRSLLVLKCMCYEKSGAIIAAPTSSFPAIPYGGDNWDYRYLWLRDGYYTALAFDMAGFHQESRKFYEFAFQLQEEDGSWRQPLYTIDGGNPVERISSELKGPNGETPIRFGNQAANQLQLDNCGNIVHGVWVHYIYTKDTQFLLQYWDQIDKACQWIMNHWNLEENGIWEIRERKDHWIHGKVMCYACLHSGSEIANLLGHYDRSAEWMKEAEMIREDILLRGWNEERAAFFQSYSKDAPLDISVLALSFYGIVDPSDERMIKTVARMESPHRLPDVRIKEYSTASPFSNLPFDSVGGLNMWGGIARYDYAKVPFYLPTLWLARYYLQAGNRERAAQLIQICIDCSTELNLMAEHFDPRTKYQWGNFPQTFSHEEMVRILLEFHNNVLHERND, encoded by the coding sequence ATGAAAAAGAGAAATCATTACTACGGATTGGTGGGGAATGGTGAAACAGCTGCTTTAATTCATCCTGATCTCTCCATTGAATGGATGTGTATTCCCCGATTTGACGGGTTCCCAATTTTTGCCCGTGCCCTGGACAAAGAGAAGGGGGGATTTTTCTCCCTTCAATTTCATCAGGATATTCAATTGATTGATCAGCAGTACATTGGCAGAACCAATGTCCTTATGACCACCATTCAAGCGGCAAGCTACAAAGTAACATGCAGGGATTATATGCCATGGGGACACAACTGTCTGGTAAGAAATATAGAGATCGAACAAATGGAAATAGGGGATGGCGAACCCTTCTCTTTTCAAATAAACTGGGCTGGAACCAGGTCAGATATCCATCATTCCCGGGAAAAGACTCACAATAACTATATCTATTTCGAAACAGATGAGGGTTTTTTACTGCTCCTTCAGGACAAGAAACCGGCATATGTAACTATCTCCTTAGGTTATGGGAAGACTTTGGAGGAGGCCCTTAACGGTGCCAGATATGGACTGACAACCACAGCAGATGATGAAGTCACCTTTTGGAACAAATGGATTTCTCAAGCTGTTCCTCCCTTGTTCAATAGCCCTGAATGGGAAGAGATGTATTACCGAAGTTTGTTGGTCCTAAAATGTATGTGTTATGAAAAAAGCGGAGCCATCATTGCTGCTCCCACTTCTTCTTTTCCGGCAATTCCATACGGGGGAGATAATTGGGACTATCGGTATCTTTGGCTGAGAGACGGATATTATACCGCTCTTGCCTTCGATATGGCCGGATTTCATCAGGAATCTAGAAAGTTTTATGAGTTTGCTTTTCAACTTCAAGAGGAGGATGGGAGTTGGAGGCAGCCTTTGTATACAATCGATGGTGGTAATCCCGTGGAACGAATTTCCAGTGAGTTAAAAGGACCCAATGGAGAAACTCCTATTCGTTTTGGTAATCAGGCAGCCAACCAGCTGCAATTGGATAACTGCGGAAATATCGTTCATGGGGTTTGGGTTCACTATATCTATACAAAGGATACTCAATTTTTGCTTCAATACTGGGATCAAATCGATAAGGCTTGTCAGTGGATCATGAATCATTGGAACTTGGAGGAAAATGGCATATGGGAAATTAGGGAACGAAAGGACCATTGGATTCATGGAAAAGTGATGTGTTATGCATGCTTGCATAGTGGGAGCGAAATTGCCAATCTTTTAGGCCATTATGACCGTTCTGCTGAATGGATGAAAGAAGCCGAAATGATTAGAGAAGATATCCTGCTTCGTGGTTGGAATGAAGAGAGAGCCGCTTTTTTCCAATCTTACAGCAAGGATGCTCCATTGGATATTTCCGTTCTTGCGTTAAGTTTTTACGGAATTGTTGATCCTTCTGACGAACGAATGATAAAAACGGTTGCGCGAATGGAATCACCCCATCGATTACCAGATGTTAGGATAAAAGAATACTCTACGGCATCTCCTTTTTCAAACCTTCCCTTTGACTCCGTCGGCGGACTTAATATGTGGGGAGGAATTGCCCGCTATGATTACGCCAAGGTACCGTTTTACTTGCCGACCCTTTGGCTGGCGAGATACTATTTGCAGGCGGGAAACAGAGAAAGGGCAGCTCAATTGATTCAAATCTGCATCGATTGTTCTACCGAACTTAATCTTATGGCAGAACACTTTGACCCAAGGACCAAATACCAATGGGGAAACTTTCCACAAACATTCAGCCATGAGGAAATGGTTCGCATTTTGCTGGAATTCCACAATAATGTTTTACATGAAAGAAATGACTGA
- a CDS encoding ABC transporter substrate-binding protein, giving the protein MMRKENWRSWKKGTVILFSLLLVASLLLAGCGKTEDQGSASNNATLGEQKSESQKSETKTIRVLMGLGENEWEVMRNDVLPAFESKTGIKVEAIQVEAGDVANKLEAQIKANKVEIDLITQDVNALSGLVARDLVEDLSAYQSEIPETVIQGMVDAGTFNGKLLFLPYRPNVEIAYYNENKYAEYGLQPPKTWDDLLKQAKFFKEKEGIGRIAIKGNLEGDNVLHIFDFIKSAGGDPYVLNDEGSVRAFEFLQELWPYLSPDSKKANWNFMNQFIATDSVYLGQNWPFGINVIVKDGGKKEIKAYSGWAGPVKESHALGGEVIGIPKGSPNKEAAIEFAKFLMSKDIQEILVSKLAWPAVRSDAYGKVEEWQKPYFDAVKNALEKAEPRGNVSYWDDVQKAILDAFRDVVINGAEVKPTLDKYANQIAEAKTKAGGK; this is encoded by the coding sequence ATGATGAGAAAAGAAAATTGGAGATCCTGGAAAAAAGGAACGGTCATCCTTTTTTCCTTGCTCCTAGTTGCTTCACTTCTTCTGGCAGGCTGCGGTAAGACAGAAGATCAGGGGTCAGCATCCAATAATGCAACTCTTGGTGAACAGAAGAGTGAATCTCAAAAAAGTGAGACAAAAACGATAAGAGTACTGATGGGCTTAGGTGAGAATGAATGGGAAGTGATGAGAAACGATGTTCTCCCTGCGTTTGAGAGTAAAACGGGAATTAAAGTAGAAGCGATTCAGGTTGAGGCGGGAGACGTAGCTAATAAACTGGAAGCCCAAATCAAAGCAAACAAAGTGGAAATTGATTTGATCACCCAGGATGTGAATGCTCTGTCCGGTTTAGTTGCAAGGGATTTGGTGGAGGATTTATCGGCGTATCAATCCGAGATTCCCGAAACCGTCATTCAAGGAATGGTAGATGCTGGGACCTTTAATGGCAAACTGCTCTTTTTACCGTATCGCCCTAATGTGGAGATTGCCTATTACAATGAAAATAAATATGCCGAGTATGGGCTGCAGCCCCCAAAAACCTGGGATGATCTATTGAAGCAAGCGAAATTCTTTAAAGAAAAAGAAGGAATTGGAAGAATCGCTATAAAAGGAAATCTTGAAGGAGACAATGTTCTCCACATCTTTGATTTCATTAAAAGTGCCGGTGGGGACCCTTATGTATTAAATGATGAAGGCAGTGTAAGGGCCTTTGAATTTTTACAAGAATTATGGCCCTATTTATCTCCTGATTCCAAAAAAGCAAATTGGAATTTTATGAATCAGTTCATTGCTACCGATTCGGTATATCTCGGACAAAACTGGCCCTTTGGAATTAATGTTATCGTGAAAGATGGAGGAAAGAAGGAAATCAAGGCTTACAGCGGCTGGGCTGGCCCGGTGAAGGAATCCCATGCACTGGGAGGAGAAGTGATTGGTATTCCCAAGGGCTCTCCAAACAAGGAAGCGGCTATTGAATTTGCGAAATTCCTGATGTCCAAGGATATTCAGGAAATATTGGTGAGCAAGCTGGCTTGGCCTGCGGTTCGCAGCGATGCATACGGAAAAGTTGAAGAATGGCAGAAGCCTTATTTTGATGCGGTAAAAAATGCACTGGAAAAAGCTGAGCCCAGAGGAAATGTTAGCTACTGGGATGATGTGCAAAAGGCAATCCTTGATGCCTTCCGTGATGTGGTGATCAACGGCGCGGAAGTAAAACCTACTCTTGACAAATACGCTAATCAAATTGCTGAAGCCAAGACAAAAGCTGGAGGCAAGTAA
- a CDS encoding carbohydrate ABC transporter permease, with the protein MNRLAKSDWVGRLAKAASIPFLLLFSFVTIIPVYIMFKVSVAEPSEVLTQHPTFWIHQFNFSHWMKVFQSGNLWEPLFKSLVVATGTTFLAILIAAPAAYVISRLPKGWKYGIILSLLFTRMFPDVGIALPIAVNFIKFNLLDTNIGLILAHLIPNLPFLAWILVGTFDTIPQDLEKAATVDGATRFQSLVKVVFPLALPGIAVGAMFIWLNSWNEFTYAIYLTLTDRTLPLQTYYYVSRGDWFQSAAYSTILTIPVILITFILQRYLKSGYLSGAVKG; encoded by the coding sequence TTGAACCGGCTTGCGAAAAGTGATTGGGTTGGACGTCTGGCCAAAGCAGCATCCATTCCGTTCCTTCTGCTATTTTCCTTTGTGACGATCATCCCGGTATATATTATGTTCAAGGTTTCTGTCGCTGAGCCATCAGAAGTTTTGACGCAGCACCCAACGTTTTGGATCCATCAATTTAATTTTTCCCATTGGATGAAAGTATTCCAATCGGGAAACCTGTGGGAGCCATTATTTAAGAGTTTAGTGGTGGCTACTGGAACCACTTTTCTTGCTATTTTAATAGCCGCTCCGGCTGCTTATGTTATTTCCAGATTACCGAAGGGCTGGAAATATGGTATCATTTTAAGTCTTCTTTTTACCCGAATGTTTCCCGATGTAGGAATTGCCCTGCCTATTGCCGTCAACTTTATCAAATTTAATTTATTGGACACCAATATCGGGCTGATTCTTGCCCATCTCATTCCCAACCTTCCATTTTTGGCTTGGATTCTGGTTGGGACCTTTGATACAATTCCGCAGGATTTGGAAAAGGCAGCCACTGTCGATGGAGCAACCCGGTTTCAGTCATTGGTAAAAGTGGTATTTCCCTTGGCATTGCCAGGAATTGCTGTAGGGGCCATGTTTATTTGGCTAAACTCCTGGAATGAATTCACATACGCCATTTATTTGACCCTAACGGATCGAACACTGCCTCTTCAAACCTATTATTACGTGTCCAGGGGGGATTGGTTCCAATCTGCAGCCTATTCTACGATTCTTACGATACCAGTCATCCTTATCACCTTTATCCTTCAGAGATATCTCAAATCCGGATACCTCTCAGGGGCGGTCAAGGGATAG
- a CDS encoding carbohydrate ABC transporter permease has product MTSLKRYRLELAMALPLAVYIFGFTLIPIFQTIYLSLKNPDTGSFPSFINYQYIFGRPEFLQALINTVLITLIGLTLQLLIAFIIALILKRSFFGRGFFRTILLIPMGVPTLVSGVTLLYIFATSGYLNEFLFRLGWIDIPIDWASGGIRTIMMVVFADMWKVLPLVILILLAGLESIPEEIYEASSIDGASSWQNLWNVTLPLLKPSITMALILRAIDSFRIFELPLVLAGQNTPVLATYAYVEYNRYNNLNTSGAAATILLFIIILFITLYLFLVEKKEKGV; this is encoded by the coding sequence ATGACTTCGCTTAAGAGATATCGTCTTGAATTGGCCATGGCCTTACCCCTGGCGGTTTATATATTCGGATTTACTCTTATTCCTATTTTTCAAACGATTTACCTGAGTTTAAAGAATCCTGATACAGGCAGCTTTCCTTCTTTTATAAACTATCAATATATTTTTGGAAGACCGGAATTTTTGCAGGCGTTAATCAATACGGTTTTGATTACGTTGATTGGTTTAACTCTGCAGTTGTTGATCGCCTTCATCATTGCCCTGATCTTAAAACGTTCTTTCTTCGGGCGGGGTTTTTTTCGAACGATTTTATTAATACCCATGGGTGTTCCCACCCTTGTATCTGGTGTTACCCTGCTGTACATTTTTGCCACATCGGGATATTTAAATGAATTCCTGTTTCGCTTGGGGTGGATTGACATTCCAATTGATTGGGCCTCAGGAGGGATCAGGACCATTATGATGGTTGTGTTTGCTGACATGTGGAAAGTCCTTCCCCTGGTCATTCTTATTTTGCTGGCTGGTTTGGAAAGCATTCCTGAAGAAATTTATGAGGCCTCTTCCATTGATGGGGCGTCCAGTTGGCAAAACCTCTGGAATGTGACGTTGCCCCTTTTGAAGCCTTCTATTACCATGGCTCTTATTTTGCGGGCGATCGATTCCTTTCGAATTTTTGAGCTGCCCCTCGTCTTAGCCGGTCAAAACACTCCGGTATTGGCAACATATGCATATGTTGAATACAATCGCTACAACAATTTAAATACTTCGGGAGCAGCAGCTACCATTCTTTTATTCATCATTATTCTGTTTATTACATTATATTTGTTTCTGGTAGAAAAAAAGGAAAAGGGGGTGTAA
- a CDS encoding LacI family DNA-binding transcriptional regulator, which produces MKPTIKDVAKLANVSIATVSRVINNSPLVTEETKRLVHRAIRELGYEPNALARGLVNRKTNTIGVLIPDVSNFFFSEVFKGMEDAAHQFGINVIICNTDMSKDRMLKYIKFLKEKQVDGVIFTSEPVTEEYRASFISLGVPVVLISTSDEEGTFSSVKVDDYQAAYDGVSYLISKGHTQIGMISGSFDDPIAGLPRYEGYKQAIADHGIPFSQDLVVTGNYRYEGGLESMKKLILLNPTMTAVFAASDEMAIGAMAAIQHLNKRVPEDISVLGFDNVKIAQMSFPGLTTVAQPLHQLGRRGVELLVESIDDPNKLPQQIFLPHTIVERKTVSFI; this is translated from the coding sequence GTGAAACCAACCATTAAAGACGTAGCCAAACTTGCCAATGTATCTATTGCAACCGTATCCAGAGTCATTAATAACAGTCCGTTGGTAACGGAAGAGACCAAGCGACTGGTTCATCGAGCCATAAGAGAATTGGGATATGAACCAAATGCCCTTGCCAGAGGCTTGGTCAATCGAAAAACCAATACCATTGGCGTGTTGATTCCTGATGTATCCAATTTCTTTTTCTCGGAAGTGTTTAAAGGAATGGAAGATGCGGCCCATCAATTTGGCATAAATGTGATTATTTGCAATACGGATATGAGTAAGGATAGAATGCTGAAGTATATTAAATTCCTTAAAGAGAAGCAGGTGGATGGTGTCATATTTACTAGTGAACCTGTGACCGAAGAATATCGAGCTTCATTTATTTCCCTGGGAGTTCCGGTTGTTCTGATTTCTACTTCTGACGAAGAAGGAACTTTTTCTTCTGTTAAGGTGGATGATTATCAAGCGGCCTACGATGGTGTCAGCTATTTGATTTCCAAAGGACATACTCAGATTGGCATGATTAGCGGGTCCTTTGACGACCCCATTGCTGGTCTCCCTCGTTATGAAGGTTATAAACAGGCTATTGCTGACCATGGGATTCCTTTTTCACAAGATTTGGTTGTTACTGGAAATTACAGATATGAAGGAGGATTGGAAAGCATGAAAAAACTAATCCTCTTAAATCCGACGATGACCGCTGTTTTTGCTGCCAGCGACGAAATGGCAATTGGAGCAATGGCGGCGATTCAACATTTAAATAAGAGGGTCCCTGAGGATATTTCTGTGTTGGGTTTTGATAACGTAAAAATCGCTCAAATGTCATTTCCAGGACTGACAACCGTGGCCCAACCCCTTCATCAATTGGGAAGAAGAGGGGTCGAGCTGTTGGTAGAATCCATTGACGATCCAAATAAGCTTCCTCAGCAAATATTCCTACCCCATACCATTGTTGAGCGCAAAACGGTTTCCTTTATCTGA
- the ppdK gene encoding pyruvate, phosphate dikinase, with protein sequence MSVKYVYLFQEGSGEMKSVLGGKGANLAEMTKVGLPVPPGFTISTEACNAYYQAGKQMTEEMKDQTIQALKQLEQMTGKKLGDASDPLLVSVRSGSVISMPGMMDTILNLGLNDDTVKGLAELTENPRFAYDCYRRFIQMFSDVVLGIDHFYFEQIIDDMKNEKSYRLDTELTSEDWQRVIEKYKELVQQKTRNPFPQNPADQLNWAIQSVFDSWNNQRAVIYRKIHKIPDDLGTAVNVQMMVFGNMGDDSGTGVAFTRNPSTGEKVLYGEYLINAQGEDVVAGIRTPQPIHRLKEEMPDVYRQFEQICHQLENHYKDMQDIEFTVERGKLFMLQTRTGKRTAHAAIKIAVDLVEEGLINKETALLRVDPDQLNQILHRRVDPDTTLQVVAKGLPASPGAASGKVVFDADEAEKWSKEGEKVILVRPETTPEDIHGIVASQGIITSRGGMTSHAAVVARGMGKPCICGCEELKIDVKVKTASINNTVIREGDLISMDGGTGAIMLGEVALIDPVLSDEFQKLLQWADEVRKISVRANADNPEDAKKSREFGAEGIGLCRTEHMFMAAERVPIVQEMILAETFEERLEALNKLLPMQQGDFYGILKEMAGYPVTIRLLDPPLHEFLPNLEELIVEVTKLQMSPDADPAERYEKESLLRKVRKLHEFNPMLGHRGCRLGIVFPEIYAMQVEAIFKAAIQLMQEGISVEPEIMIPLVGHVNELKLMRRVVEETAERIGQETGMAVTFTIGTMIEVPRAALTADEIAEEADFFSFGTNDLTQTTFGFSRDDAEGKFLHHYIDHKILPENPFASLDQRGVGKLVEMGVQLGRSAKPDLKTGICGEHGGEKESIDFCYRAGLNYVSCSPFRVPLARLAAAQATLKNG encoded by the coding sequence TTGAGTGTGAAATATGTATATTTGTTTCAGGAAGGCTCTGGGGAAATGAAGTCGGTCTTGGGAGGAAAAGGTGCCAATCTGGCAGAAATGACGAAGGTTGGCCTGCCTGTTCCTCCTGGTTTTACGATCAGTACGGAAGCTTGTAATGCCTACTATCAGGCTGGAAAACAAATGACTGAAGAAATGAAGGATCAAACGATACAGGCTCTGAAGCAGCTGGAACAGATGACAGGAAAGAAATTAGGAGATGCTTCAGATCCCCTTCTAGTTTCCGTTCGCTCAGGGTCGGTTATTTCCATGCCCGGTATGATGGATACCATTCTAAATTTGGGACTAAACGATGATACGGTAAAGGGATTGGCAGAACTGACCGAAAATCCGAGGTTTGCCTATGACTGCTACCGGAGGTTTATTCAAATGTTTAGTGACGTGGTTTTAGGGATAGACCATTTCTATTTTGAGCAAATCATTGATGACATGAAGAATGAAAAAAGCTATCGGTTGGATACCGAATTAACCTCGGAAGATTGGCAAAGAGTGATTGAAAAATATAAGGAGCTGGTTCAACAGAAGACCAGAAATCCTTTTCCCCAGAATCCTGCTGATCAACTGAATTGGGCGATCCAGTCGGTTTTTGATTCCTGGAACAATCAAAGAGCCGTCATATACCGCAAGATTCATAAGATCCCGGATGATTTGGGGACGGCAGTAAATGTTCAAATGATGGTATTTGGCAACATGGGTGATGATTCAGGGACAGGAGTGGCTTTTACCCGAAATCCATCTACAGGGGAAAAAGTCCTATACGGTGAGTACCTCATCAATGCCCAGGGTGAAGATGTGGTGGCTGGGATTCGAACCCCGCAGCCGATCCATCGTTTAAAGGAAGAAATGCCTGACGTATATCGACAATTTGAGCAAATTTGCCATCAGTTGGAAAATCATTATAAAGATATGCAGGATATCGAATTTACTGTAGAGCGCGGGAAACTATTCATGCTGCAAACCAGAACCGGGAAAAGAACGGCCCATGCAGCGATAAAAATAGCCGTGGACCTGGTTGAGGAAGGGTTGATCAATAAAGAAACCGCCTTACTGCGGGTTGATCCTGATCAACTGAACCAGATTTTGCATCGTCGAGTGGATCCCGACACCACATTACAGGTGGTGGCCAAAGGCCTTCCCGCATCTCCGGGTGCTGCTTCAGGTAAGGTTGTTTTTGATGCCGACGAGGCAGAAAAATGGAGCAAAGAAGGAGAAAAGGTGATTCTTGTTCGACCGGAAACGACTCCAGAAGATATCCATGGAATTGTGGCTTCCCAGGGAATCATTACCAGCCGGGGAGGGATGACTTCCCATGCCGCTGTAGTTGCCCGGGGAATGGGTAAGCCTTGTATTTGCGGCTGTGAGGAGCTAAAAATTGATGTAAAGGTGAAAACAGCGTCCATCAATAACACCGTTATCCGTGAAGGGGATCTGATTTCCATGGATGGTGGAACCGGTGCCATCATGCTGGGAGAGGTTGCCCTTATTGATCCGGTGCTATCTGATGAATTTCAAAAACTTCTGCAATGGGCAGACGAGGTTCGTAAAATTTCTGTTCGAGCCAATGCAGATAATCCTGAAGATGCCAAGAAGTCAAGGGAATTTGGTGCCGAAGGGATTGGTCTATGCCGAACAGAACATATGTTTATGGCGGCTGAACGGGTTCCTATCGTTCAAGAGATGATTCTTGCCGAAACATTTGAGGAACGCTTGGAAGCATTAAACAAACTGCTTCCCATGCAGCAGGGGGATTTTTATGGCATCCTGAAAGAAATGGCCGGTTATCCGGTAACCATTCGTTTGCTGGACCCTCCGTTACATGAGTTTCTGCCAAACCTGGAGGAACTGATTGTTGAGGTGACCAAGCTTCAGATGAGTCCTGATGCGGACCCTGCTGAAAGATATGAAAAAGAATCTCTTCTTCGCAAGGTGAGAAAACTTCATGAATTTAACCCCATGCTGGGTCATCGGGGTTGCCGCTTAGGGATTGTATTCCCGGAAATCTATGCCATGCAGGTAGAAGCCATATTTAAAGCTGCCATCCAGCTGATGCAGGAAGGAATTTCTGTCGAGCCTGAAATCATGATTCCATTAGTGGGACATGTCAATGAATTAAAGCTAATGCGGAGGGTCGTGGAAGAGACAGCTGAAAGAATCGGGCAAGAAACGGGAATGGCTGTTACTTTTACAATCGGAACGATGATTGAGGTTCCAAGGGCAGCGTTAACGGCCGATGAAATTGCCGAAGAAGCGGATTTCTTCTCCTTTGGCACCAATGATTTGACCCAAACCACCTTTGGCTTTAGCCGTGATGATGCAGAAGGGAAGTTCCTCCATCATTATATTGATCATAAGATCTTGCCTGAGAATCCTTTTGCTTCCTTAGATCAACGGGGTGTAGGAAAATTGGTGGAAATGGGAGTCCAGTTGGGGCGGTCCGCAAAGCCTGATTTAAAGACCGGGATTTGCGGTGAACATGGCGGTGAAAAAGAGTCCATTGATTTCTGCTATCGGGCTGGGCTTAACTATGTAAGTTGTTCCCCATTCCGCGTTCCTTTAGCCCGATTGGCTGCTGCCCAGGCTACTTTAAAGAACGGTTAA
- a CDS encoding pyruvate, water dikinase regulatory protein, translating to MSNTNELIVYVVSDSVGETAEFVVRAAASQFNGGQFQTRRVPYIEDEGTISEVIQAAKEANGLIAFTLVIPRLREFLIAKAAEEEVPVVDIIGPMMEALEKKYQKKPRYQPGLVHQLDEEYFRKVEAIEFAVKYDDGRDPRGLLRADVVLIGVSRTSKTPLSMYLAHKRLKVANVPLVPEVEPPEELFMISPKKIVGLTISPEQLNSIRKERLKSLGLTAQANYANMERILMELEFSEKIMKRLNCPVINVSSKAVEETANIILHMFGKRG from the coding sequence ATTAGTAATACAAATGAACTTATCGTTTATGTCGTATCTGACTCGGTTGGAGAGACGGCGGAATTTGTGGTGAGGGCGGCAGCCAGTCAATTTAACGGCGGTCAATTTCAAACGAGAAGAGTTCCATATATTGAAGATGAAGGAACCATCAGTGAAGTCATTCAAGCCGCAAAGGAAGCAAATGGACTGATTGCCTTTACGTTGGTTATCCCCCGCTTAAGAGAATTTTTAATTGCCAAAGCTGCGGAAGAAGAAGTTCCGGTGGTAGATATCATCGGACCTATGATGGAAGCTTTGGAAAAGAAATATCAGAAGAAACCCAGATATCAACCGGGACTTGTCCACCAATTGGATGAAGAATATTTCCGTAAAGTAGAGGCCATTGAATTTGCCGTCAAATATGATGATGGCAGGGATCCTAGGGGATTGCTAAGGGCAGATGTGGTTCTGATCGGCGTTTCCCGTACATCGAAAACCCCGCTATCCATGTACCTGGCCCATAAACGGTTAAAAGTGGCCAATGTCCCCCTTGTTCCGGAAGTGGAACCACCGGAGGAATTGTTTATGATTTCCCCTAAGAAAATTGTAGGACTTACCATCAGTCCTGAGCAGTTGAACAGCATCCGGAAGGAACGTTTAAAATCGCTGGGATTAACTGCACAAGCCAATTATGCTAACATGGAAAGAATTCTAATGGAACTAGAGTTTTCCGAAAAGATCATGAAGAGGTTGAACTGTCCTGTGATCAATGTATCCAGTAAAGCAGTGGAGGAAACCGCAAATATTATATTGCATATGTTTGGGAAGAGGGGGTAG
- a CDS encoding helix-turn-helix transcriptional regulator has translation MELNKRQERILQIVKDEGPITGEQIAEKLHLTRATLRPDLAILTMAGYLDARPRVGYFYSGKTGSQLLGERVRKLQVKDFKSVPIVIQESSSVYDAICTMFLEDVGTLFVVNKENTLAGVVSRKDLLRASLGKQHLEDMPVSIIMTRMPNIMTCYMEDSLLDAAGKLINNQIDALPVVKEKEGSRKSYEVIGRITKTTITKAFYELGNDEPV, from the coding sequence ATCGAACTGAATAAAAGGCAAGAAAGGATACTGCAAATTGTCAAGGATGAAGGTCCTATCACAGGGGAACAGATTGCTGAAAAACTTCATCTAACAAGGGCTACCCTTCGCCCGGATTTGGCTATATTAACCATGGCCGGTTATTTGGATGCCAGACCAAGGGTTGGTTATTTTTACTCCGGTAAGACAGGAAGCCAGTTGCTGGGAGAACGGGTAAGGAAGTTACAGGTGAAAGACTTTAAGTCAGTCCCCATTGTCATTCAGGAGTCATCTTCCGTTTATGATGCCATTTGTACCATGTTTTTGGAGGATGTGGGCACTCTTTTCGTTGTGAATAAAGAAAACACTCTGGCTGGCGTGGTTTCCAGAAAAGACTTGCTTCGCGCCTCCCTCGGAAAACAGCATCTGGAGGATATGCCGGTCAGCATTATTATGACCAGAATGCCCAACATCATGACCTGCTACATGGAAGATTCTCTTCTTGATGCGGCGGGTAAGTTAATCAACAATCAAATCGATGCTCTTCCCGTGGTGAAGGAGAAAGAAGGATCTAGAAAAAGCTATGAAGTGATTGGACGTATTACCAAAACTACGATAACAAAGGCTTTTTATGAACTTGGAAATGATGAACCGGTATAG